The Rhododendron vialii isolate Sample 1 chromosome 5a, ASM3025357v1 genome contains a region encoding:
- the LOC131326980 gene encoding cycloartenol-C-24-methyltransferase-like isoform X1, giving the protein MSNPGAIHLATNVGGKLEREEVIDAVEKYEKYHGYYGGDEKERKANYADMVNKYYDLVTSFYEYGWGESFHFASRFKGESLKEAIKRHEHFIALQLCLKPGQKVLDVGCGIGGPLREIAQFSMTSITGLNNNEYQITRGKLLDRKAGVDKSCDYIKADFMKMPFPDNSFDAAYAIEATCHAPDVVGCYKEIHRVLKPGQCFAAYEWCMTSSFDPNNKEHQSIKREIELGNGLPDIRTTTQCLEALKQVGFEVIWERDIGADLPLPWYLPLDTSGFSLSSFRVTAAGRFVTRNMLMVLESVGLAPKGSQRVQAFLEKSAEGLFDGGRKGIFTPSYFFLVRKPRSGSSSFQAAGN; this is encoded by the exons ATGTCGAACCCCGGGGCTATACATCTCGCAACTAATGTTGGTGGaaagctagagagagaggaagtaATCGACGCTGTAGAGAA GTACGAGAAGTATCATGGCTATTACGGAGGCGacgagaaagaaagaaaagcgaACTATGCTGACATG GTGAATAAATATTACGATCTCGTCACAAGCTTCTATGAATACGGTTGGGGAGAGTCGTTCCATTTCGCATCcag ATTTAAAGGGGAGTCTCTTAAAGAGGCCATTAAGCGGCACGAGCACTTCATTGCTTTACAGTTATGTCTAAAGCCTGGGCAAAAG GTCTTGGATGTTGGGTGTGGAATTGGTGGACCATTAAGAGAAATTGCCCAATTTAG CATGACATCCATTACTGGCCTGAACAATAACGAGTATCAGATAACAAGAGGGAAG TTATTGGATAGGAAAGCGGGAGTGGATAAGTCTTGTGACTATATCAAg GCTGATTTCATGAAAATGCCATTTCCCGACAATAGTTTTGATGCAGCATATGCAATTGAAGCTACTTGCCATGCTCCTGATGTG GTTGGGTGCTACAAAGAGATTCACAGAGTTTTGAAGCCTGGTCAGTGTTTTGCTGCATATGAGTGGTGCATGACCAGTTCGTTTGATCCCAATAACAAAGAACACCAAAGCATCAAG AGGGAAATTGAACTTGGGAATGGCCTGCCAGACATAAGGACTACAACGCAATGCCTTGAAGCTCTCAAACAAGTGGGTTTTGAA GTTATATGGGAGAGAGATATTGGAGCAGACTTACCCCTGCCATGGTACTTACCTTTGGACACAAGTGGATTCTCACTGAGTAGCTTCCGTGTGACAGCCGCTGGACGGTTTGTGACCAGAAACATG ctTATGGTTCTGGAGAGTGTGGGACTTGCACCTAAAGGAAGTCAGAGAGTTCAAGCCTTCTTGGAGAAATCTGCAGAAGGGCTATTTGATGGTGGAAG GAAGGGAATCTTCACCCCAAGTTACTTCTTCTTGGTCCGAAAGCCCCGTTCGGGCAGCAGCAGCTTCCAAGCGGCCGGGAATTAA
- the LOC131326980 gene encoding cycloartenol-C-24-methyltransferase-like isoform X2: protein MVNKYYDLVTSFYEYGWGESFHFASRFKGESLKEAIKRHEHFIALQLCLKPGQKVLDVGCGIGGPLREIAQFSMTSITGLNNNEYQITRGKLLDRKAGVDKSCDYIKADFMKMPFPDNSFDAAYAIEATCHAPDVVGCYKEIHRVLKPGQCFAAYEWCMTSSFDPNNKEHQSIKREIELGNGLPDIRTTTQCLEALKQVGFEVIWERDIGADLPLPWYLPLDTSGFSLSSFRVTAAGRFVTRNMLMVLESVGLAPKGSQRVQAFLEKSAEGLFDGGRKGIFTPSYFFLVRKPRSGSSSFQAAGN from the exons ATG GTGAATAAATATTACGATCTCGTCACAAGCTTCTATGAATACGGTTGGGGAGAGTCGTTCCATTTCGCATCcag ATTTAAAGGGGAGTCTCTTAAAGAGGCCATTAAGCGGCACGAGCACTTCATTGCTTTACAGTTATGTCTAAAGCCTGGGCAAAAG GTCTTGGATGTTGGGTGTGGAATTGGTGGACCATTAAGAGAAATTGCCCAATTTAG CATGACATCCATTACTGGCCTGAACAATAACGAGTATCAGATAACAAGAGGGAAG TTATTGGATAGGAAAGCGGGAGTGGATAAGTCTTGTGACTATATCAAg GCTGATTTCATGAAAATGCCATTTCCCGACAATAGTTTTGATGCAGCATATGCAATTGAAGCTACTTGCCATGCTCCTGATGTG GTTGGGTGCTACAAAGAGATTCACAGAGTTTTGAAGCCTGGTCAGTGTTTTGCTGCATATGAGTGGTGCATGACCAGTTCGTTTGATCCCAATAACAAAGAACACCAAAGCATCAAG AGGGAAATTGAACTTGGGAATGGCCTGCCAGACATAAGGACTACAACGCAATGCCTTGAAGCTCTCAAACAAGTGGGTTTTGAA GTTATATGGGAGAGAGATATTGGAGCAGACTTACCCCTGCCATGGTACTTACCTTTGGACACAAGTGGATTCTCACTGAGTAGCTTCCGTGTGACAGCCGCTGGACGGTTTGTGACCAGAAACATG ctTATGGTTCTGGAGAGTGTGGGACTTGCACCTAAAGGAAGTCAGAGAGTTCAAGCCTTCTTGGAGAAATCTGCAGAAGGGCTATTTGATGGTGGAAG GAAGGGAATCTTCACCCCAAGTTACTTCTTCTTGGTCCGAAAGCCCCGTTCGGGCAGCAGCAGCTTCCAAGCGGCCGGGAATTAA
- the LOC131325953 gene encoding uncharacterized protein LOC131325953, whose product MAIETRERGSHTTTTGDDASHLHRRPRLPSPPATTLPTSTTRTQPQRYPPPETATTTSWEIRRCYPTTKAHPFLKDKRKFVYNVCANCNHLVITEQAVCNIIAETLTTQIFLEG is encoded by the exons ATGGCGATAG AGACGAGAGAGAGGGGCTcgcacaccaccaccaccggcgacgATGCTTCCCACCTCCACCGGCGACCACGCTTACCATCTCCACCAGCGACCACACtccccacctccaccaccagaACCCAACCACAGCGCTACCCACCGCCAGagaccgccaccaccaccagctgGGAAATCCGACGTTGTTACCCCAccacgaag GCTCATCCTTTCTTAAAAGACAAGAGGAAGTTCGTGTATAATGTTTGTGCCAATTGCAATCATCTCGTCATTACAGAACAGGCCGTATGCAATATCATTGCTGAAACTCTTacaactcaaatttttttggagggCTAA
- the LOC131327877 gene encoding TMV resistance protein N-like, translated as MTFLSYSDHNFLLVKNQVMRPPPLETCGVLADNSALFSCLLTPQSFLGLCSMSAMKSQEASSSASPCSYHVFLSFRGEDTRKTFTYHLYTALNQAGFCTFRDGDGLEKGEDIKCELEKAIRESRISIIIFSKNYASSTWCLEELVMILKCKTLGHVVLLVFYDVDPSEVKKQLGSLEEAFTRQEEKLKSETSELAKEKLKDKVETWRVALREVADVAGMNLQNQVDG; from the exons ATGACCTTCCTGTCGTATTCTGACCATAACTTTTTATTGGTTAAGAACCAGGttatgagaccaccaccattagaaa CATGTGGAGTCTTGGCAGATAACAGTGCTCTCTTCTCTTGTTTGTTGACTCCTCAATCTTTTCTTGGGCTTTGTTCAATGTCTGCTATGAAATCCCAAGAAGCCTCTTCTTCGGCTTCTCCATGTAGCTATCATGTGTTTTTGAGCTTCAGGGGCGAGGACACTCGCAAGACTTTCACCTATCACCTCTACACAGCTTTGAACCAAGCCGGATTTTGCACCTTCAGAGACGGTGATGGCttagaaaaaggagaagatatCAAGTGTGAACTTGAGAAAGCGATTCGAGAGTCAAGAATTTCGATAATTATCTTCTCAAAGAACTATGCCTCGTCAACTTGGTGCCTTGAAGAGCTTGTGATGATTCTTAAATGCAAGACCCTTGGACACGTAGTTCTACTTGTCTTCTATGATGTGGATCCATCTGAAGTGAAGAAGCAACTAGGCAGTTTGGAAGAAGCATTTACAAGGCAAGAAGAAAAGCTCAAATCAGAAACAAGTGAACTGGCAAAAGAGAAATTGAAGGATAAGGTAGAAACATGGAGGGTTGCGCTTAGAGAAGTTGCAGATGTGGCCGGgatgaatttacaaaatcaagttgatGGGTAA
- the LOC131327878 gene encoding disease resistance protein TAO1-like, with protein sequence MHKFEELSGEESLGLFSWHAFGKCYPDNGYGEVSKRVVSYCGGIPLAIKVLGSSLSGKCLNVWESQLEKLKMIPDSQILEKLQISYDSLQDDHDKHLFLNLAFFFVGSNEDCTVTILDGCEFYIVVGIQNLMDRCLISIDRSNTLVMHHLLQEMGREIVHQESPKEPGKRSILWNHKDALNVLRENNGTSKVEGLKLNIYALKEDIYASTILGDNRKCRYEEFLQKSLLLNVGSSLKRYGFSIFSSHLEPTDPKKSNLVALEANAFAKMRKLKLLHPYLVIFLWRESESTTTHPPPLLLQFLRLLKILNLSHSYNLAKIPNFSELLNLEKLVLKNCTSLVEVHESIGRLDKLVMLNLEDCKNLRNLPTSICMLKHLETLVISGCSNLDELPTNMGNMESLTMLAVNGIALNQSVPTNGQVNAVQSFIWSWRLKPRESPKISWSSSPCSLVKLHLAKCNLSEDDFPRDLSNLWSLKELDLSFNQFRGLPDFIRGLKVEYLYIYSCPRLPQLLGFFFACNKLLEEVTFQISHRPTTTSLETLSLFKVESVGNVEAKIVNNLGLSNLQSMGNLTVKLTSWHGMRQRRLPLQVCYETYIISAYIPGSEVPPWFNFKNLGASIDFIVPSILIQGPEA encoded by the exons ATGCACAAGTTTGAAGAACTGAGCGGTGAGGAATCCTTAGGGCTCTTTAGTTGGCATGCCTTCGGAAAATGTTATCCCGACAATGGGTATGGAGAGGTCTCAAAAAGGGTTGTGAGCTATTGTGGAGGGATTCCATTAGCAATTAAAGTTTTAGGTTCTTCTCTATCAGGGAAATGCTTAAACGTATGGGAAAGtcaattggaaaaattgaaaatgattcCCGACAGTCAAATCCTTGAAAAACTTCAAATAAGCTACGACTCTTTACAAGATGACCACGACAAACATCTATTCCTCaatcttgcttttttttttgttggaagcaATGAGGATTGCACTGTTACGATCTTAGACGGATGTGAATTTTACATAGTGGTTGGCATTCAAAACCTCATGGACAGATGTTTGATATCGATTGATAGAAGTAATACATTGGTAATGCATCATTTGCTTCAAGAAATGGGAAGAGAGATTGTTCACCAAGAGTCACCAAAGGAGCCAGGCAAACGTAGCATCCTTTGGAATCATAAGGATGCACTTAATGTTTTGAGAGAAAACAAT GGCACAAGCAAAGTCGAAGGCCTTAAACTCAATATTTATGCGCTGAAGGAAGATATATATGCTAGTACGATTCTTGGTGATAATAGAAAATGTCGCTATGAAGAGTTCCTTCAGAAGTCCTTATTGTTAAATGTGGGTTCTTCGCTTAAAAGATATGGTTTTAGCATCTTTTCCTCTCACCTCGAACCCACtgatccaaaaaaatcaaatctagTGGCTTTGGAAGCTAATGCATTTGCAAAGATGCGCAAACTAAAACTTCTGCA TCCATACCTCGTGATTTTCCTTTGGAGAGAAAGTGAATCCACcaccacccacccacccccccttcttttgcaatttctacGGTTGTTAAAAATCCTCAATCTCAGTCATTCATATAACCTTGCCAAAATTCCCAACTTTTCAGAACTCCTCAATCTTGAGAAACTGGTACTTAAAAATTGTACAAGTTTGGTTGAGGTTCATGAATCCATTGGACGCCTTGACAAGCTTGTTATGTTAAATTTGGAAGACTGCAAAAATTTGAGGAATCTTCCGACAAGCATTTGTATGCTAAAACATTTGGAAACGCTTGTCATCTCTGGTTGCTCAAATCTCGACGAATTGCCGACAAACATGGGAAATATGGAGTCTCTAACTATGCTCGCGGTAAATGGAATTGCTTTAAATCAATCTGTCCCTACCAATGGGCAGGTAAATGCAGTGCAATCTTTCATCTGGTCTTGGCGGTTGAAGCCAAGAGAAAGTCCAAAAATTTCATGGTCTTCTTCACCATGTTCCTTGGTAAAATTACATCTAGCGAAATGTAATCTTTCGGAGGATGATTTCCCTAGAGACCTTAGCAATCTATGGTCACTGAAGGAACTAGATCTGTCGTTCAATCAATTTCGTGGCCTCCCAGATTTCATCAGAGGTCTGAAGGTTGAGTACTTGTACATTTATTCTTGCCCAAGGCTCCCGCAACTACTTGGTTTCTTTTTTGCATGTAATAAATTGCTGGAGGAAGTAACTTTTCAAATTTCCCACCGTCCAACAACCACTTCTCTAGAGACTTTGAGCCTATTCAAAGTAGAATCCGTAGGAAACGTTGAAGCTAAGATTGTTAATAATTTGGGGTTGTCGAACTTGCAATCCATGGGAAACCTAACTGTAAAACTAACGTCATGGCATGGCATGCGACAAAGGAGGCTTCCCCTCcag GTATGTTATGAAACATATATAATCTCCGCTTATATTCCTGGTAGCGAGGTTCCACCCTGGTTCAATTTCAAGAATCTAGGAGCCTCAATTGATTTTATTGTGCCTTCTATCTTAATTCAAGGACCCGAGGCTTAA